The Cetobacterium sp. 8H DNA window GGTTTTATTCTAACGATTTCGTTAATGAATGCTGTGAAGTTCTCTAATAGAGCTTCTTCAGAGAAATCCGCTTTACCGATTGGTGCGTGGATTGATCCTAGCTTGTCTACTCTAAATGCAAGCTTTCCTTTCTTGAACTCAGATACTGCCGTTGCGATATCTGGTGTAACTGTTCCTGATTTAGGGTTAGGCATTAAACCTTTAGTTCCTAATATTCTTCCCAGTCTTCCTAATTTAGGCATCATGTCAGGTGTTGCGATTACGATATCGAAATCGAACCATCCTTGTTGAATTTTTTCGATGTACTCTTCAGCACCAGCATAATCAGCACCAGCTGCTAAAGCTTTCTCTACGTTAGCTCCTGAAGTGATTGCTAAAACCTTAACTGTTTTTCCTGTTCCGTTTGGAAGTACTACTGTACCTCTAACTTGTTGATCCGCATGTCTTGGATCTACTCCTAATCTTAGAGCTATTTCAACTGTTTCTACGAAGTTAGCAGTTCTTGTCTTTTTAACAAGTTCTAAAGCTTCTTTAACCTCGTATAATCTTCCTTGCTCAACTAATTTAGCTATTTCTAGGTATTTTTTACCTCTTTTGTTTGCCATTGAAAATTTCCTCCTCCTGTGGTTAAACGGATGTTTGCATCCTACCACTTAATATCACATAAATAAGAATTGACTTCTAATTAGTCTTCTATTTTGATTCCCATTGATCTAGCTGATCCAGCTATGATGTTCATAGCAGCTTCGATTGATCCAGCGTTTAAATCTGGCATCTTAGTTTCAGCGATTTCTCTTAATTTAGTTGTAGTGATTGTTCCTGCAACCTCTTTTTTAGAGTTTTGTGCTCCTGATTTTACTCCAGCTGCTTTCTTTAATAAGTCAGATGCTGGTGGAGTTTTTAAGATGAATGTGAAAGATCTGTCGTTATATACAGAAATTTCTACTGGAATGATCCATCCTGCTTTCTCTTGAGTTTTTGCATTGAACGATTTACAGAATTCCATTATGTTAACTCCGTGTTGTCCTAATGCTGGTCCTACTGGTGGAGCAGGGTTTGCTTTTCCAGCTGGTAATTGTAGTTTTATTAATCCGATTACTTCTTTTGCCATTGTTAAATTACACCTCCATAAAATTGTGGTATTGATCTTTCAATCTCCCACTGGCTTAAATAATTAAGCCTTCTCTACATTGTTAAGGTCAACTTCAATTGGAGTCATTCTTCCAAACATTTCCATCATAACCTTAACTTTTCTATGTTCCATATCGATTTCAGCAACCTTACCTTCTTGATTTTCAAATCCTTCAGCAAGTAGTCTTACATAGTCTCCTACTTCGTAGTCAACTTTTATAACTTCTTTGATTGCTTTATCCTCATCATTCATTCTGTATCCTATAACAGAGAAGATATTTTCAACTTCCTCATCTTCCATTGGAATTGGATCTGATCCTACACCAACAAATCCTGTTACACCGTTAGTATTTCTAACAACGTACCAAGCATCTGAGTCAACTCTAAAGTTTATCCCATCTCCGCTTTCCTCTCTAGTAGCTTCCATTTCTAGCATAACATACCCAGGGAAAAGTTTTCTTGAAATAACTTTTTTCTTTCCTCTTCTCTCTTCGATAGTCTCTTCTTCAGGAACTAATACTTTAGTTACGATATCAGTTAAACCTAAAGTTTCTATCTTCTGTTCTAAATCTGTTTTTACTTTTTTTTCATACCCCGAATAAGTATGAATCATAAACCATTTTTTTACTAAGCTTTTTTCCATTTTATCCTCCAAAGAGAGATACAAGCATCTTTAAAAGTCTTGAAGCAATTATATCGAAAACTCCCAAGTATATTCCTAAAAATATACTCATGGCAACAACCCAACTAGTTGCCGAAATTATTTCTTTTCTTCTAGGCCATTGGACCTTTGAATACTCTTTTCTTACATCATTTATTAGTCCCATTTTGCACCACCAGTAATTTTATTTTTTTATAAAAAAATGGCAGGTCAAGAGGGAATCGAACCCCCAACCCTCGGTTTTGGAGACCGATGCTCTGCCAATTGAGCCATTGACCTGCATGTTGTTGCAAACTGAATTGTTTCTGTAACAATAACTAAGAAGCTATAGCTTCTTAGATCAAGAATTACTTTTTAGTTTCTTTATGTAATGTTACTTTTTTGTCCCATTTACAGTATTTATTTAATTCTAATCTTTCAGTAGTGTTCTTTTTATTCTTTGAAGTACTGTAGTTTCTTCTTTTACACTCTGTACACTCTAATTGAATATTTACTCTCACTCTTTACACCTCCACTCATCTAACGGATATCACAAATCCTCCCATACCTTTTTCTTTATTGTATGGTAACAAGAGTTTCCTTATTGCTTTCTTTTAAGACATAGATGATAATACCACTTTTTTCTGTTTTTGTCAACAGTTTTTATTATTCTAAATAAAAAAAGATTGGCAACTTCCTATCCTCCCAGAGGGCTGCCCCCCAAGTACTTTCAGCGTTTATGGGCTTAACTTCCAGGTTCGAAATGTTACTGGGTGTACCTCCATAGCTATCGTTGCCAATCAATATTTTTTTGTGTTTCTTGAACACTTGAAACTATATAGTAGTATATTAAGGTTAAAACTTCGATATATTAGTATTGGTCAGCTAAAAGTATCGCTACTCTTACACCCCCAACCTATCAACCTCCTAGTCTCGAAGGTATCTTAAAGAGTACTTATCTTGAAGTCAGTTTCCCGCTTAGATGCTTTCAGCGGTTATCTGTTCCAAACGTGACTACCCAGCTATGCCACTGGCGTGACAACTGGTACATCAGAGGTTTGTCCATCCCGGTCCTCTCGTACTAAGGACAGATCTTCTCAATACTCTAACGCCTACAGTGGATAGGGACCGAACTGTCTCACGACGTTCTGAACCCAGCTCACGTACCGCTTTAATGGGCGAACAGCCCAACCCTTGGGACCTTCTCCAGCCCCAGGATGCGATGAGCCGACATCGAGGTGCCAAACTCTACCGTCGATATGGACTCTCGGGTAGAATCAGCCTGTTATCCCCAGGGTAGCTTTTATCCGTTGAGCGACGACCCTTCCATTCGGAATCGCCGGATCACTATGTCCTGCTTTCGCACCTGCTCGACCCGTCAGTCTCGCAGTTAAGCTCTCTTATGCCATTGCACTCTGCGGTTGATTTCCATCCAACCTGAGAGAACCTTTGAACGCCTCCGTTACTCTTTCGGAGGCGACCGCCCCAGTCAAACTGCCC harbors:
- the rplA gene encoding 50S ribosomal protein L1, which encodes MANKRGKKYLEIAKLVEQGRLYEVKEALELVKKTRTANFVETVEIALRLGVDPRHADQQVRGTVVLPNGTGKTVKVLAITSGANVEKALAAGADYAGAEEYIEKIQQGWFDFDIVIATPDMMPKLGRLGRILGTKGLMPNPKSGTVTPDIATAVSEFKKGKLAFRVDKLGSIHAPIGKADFSEEALLENFTAFINEIVRIKPSASKGQYLRTVAVSLTMGPGVKMDPVLVAKNA
- the rplK gene encoding 50S ribosomal protein L11 encodes the protein MAKEVIGLIKLQLPAGKANPAPPVGPALGQHGVNIMEFCKSFNAKTQEKAGWIIPVEISVYNDRSFTFILKTPPASDLLKKAAGVKSGAQNSKKEVAGTITTTKLREIAETKMPDLNAGSIEAAMNIIAGSARSMGIKIED
- the nusG gene encoding transcription termination/antitermination protein NusG; translation: MEKSLVKKWFMIHTYSGYEKKVKTDLEQKIETLGLTDIVTKVLVPEEETIEERRGKKKVISRKLFPGYVMLEMEATREESGDGINFRVDSDAWYVVRNTNGVTGFVGVGSDPIPMEDEEVENIFSVIGYRMNDEDKAIKEVIKVDYEVGDYVRLLAEGFENQEGKVAEIDMEHRKVKVMMEMFGRMTPIEVDLNNVEKA
- the secE gene encoding preprotein translocase subunit SecE; this translates as MGLINDVRKEYSKVQWPRRKEIISATSWVVAMSIFLGIYLGVFDIIASRLLKMLVSLFGG
- the rpmG gene encoding 50S ribosomal protein L33, which translates into the protein MRVNIQLECTECKRRNYSTSKNKKNTTERLELNKYCKWDKKVTLHKETKK